The following are encoded in a window of Mycobacterium sp. ELW1 genomic DNA:
- a CDS encoding aspartate kinase, translating into MALVVQKYGGSSVADADRIRRVAERIVETKKAGNDVVVVVSAMGDTTDELLDLAKQVCPAPPARELDMLLTAGERISNALVAMAIESLGAEARSFTGSQAGVVTTGTHGNAKIIDVTPTRLRSALDEGQIVLVAGFQGVSQDTKDVTTLGRGGSDTTAVALAAALHADVCEIYTDVDGIFTADPRIVPNAHRLDTVSFEEMLEMAACGAKVLMLRCVEYARRYNVPIHVRSSYTDKPGTIVTGSIEDIPMEDAILTGVAHDRSEAKVTVVGLPDVPGYAAMVFRAVADADVNIDMVLQNISKVEDGKTDITFTCPRDLGPTAVEKLSALQGEIGFTKVLYDDHIGKVSLVGAGMRSHPGVTATFCETLAKVGVNIELISTSEIRISVLVKDTELDTAVAALHEAFGLGGEEEAVVYAGTGR; encoded by the coding sequence GTGGCGCTCGTCGTGCAGAAGTACGGCGGATCCTCGGTGGCCGATGCCGACCGGATCCGGCGCGTCGCCGAGCGCATCGTCGAAACCAAGAAGGCCGGCAACGACGTCGTCGTGGTCGTCTCGGCGATGGGCGACACCACCGATGAACTGCTGGACCTCGCCAAGCAGGTCTGCCCCGCACCGCCCGCCCGCGAGCTGGACATGCTGCTGACGGCCGGTGAGCGGATCTCGAACGCGCTGGTCGCGATGGCCATCGAATCGCTGGGCGCCGAAGCCCGCAGCTTCACCGGCTCGCAGGCCGGCGTCGTCACCACCGGCACCCACGGCAACGCCAAGATCATCGACGTCACACCCACCCGGTTGCGGTCGGCGCTCGACGAGGGACAGATCGTTCTGGTGGCCGGCTTTCAGGGTGTCAGCCAGGACACCAAGGACGTCACCACGCTGGGCCGCGGCGGCTCGGACACCACCGCCGTCGCATTGGCTGCCGCCCTGCACGCCGATGTCTGCGAGATCTACACCGATGTCGACGGCATCTTCACCGCCGACCCGCGCATCGTGCCCAACGCGCATCGTCTGGACACCGTCAGCTTCGAGGAGATGCTCGAGATGGCGGCCTGCGGCGCGAAGGTGCTCATGCTCCGCTGCGTGGAATACGCCCGCCGCTACAACGTTCCGATTCATGTCCGGTCGTCGTACACCGACAAGCCCGGCACGATTGTCACTGGATCTATCGAGGACATCCCCATGGAAGACGCCATCCTGACCGGAGTTGCCCACGACCGCAGCGAGGCCAAGGTCACCGTTGTCGGTCTGCCCGACGTACCCGGTTACGCGGCAATGGTGTTCCGCGCCGTCGCCGACGCCGACGTCAACATCGACATGGTGCTGCAGAACATCTCGAAGGTCGAGGACGGCAAGACCGACATCACCTTCACCTGCCCCCGCGACCTCGGCCCGACCGCCGTCGAGAAGCTCTCCGCGCTGCAGGGTGAGATCGGCTTCACCAAGGTCCTCTACGACGACCACATCGGCAAGGTGTCGCTGGTGGGCGCGGGCATGCGCAGCCATCCCGGCGTGACCGCGACATTCTGCGAGACGCTGGCCAAGGTCGGGGTGAACATCGAACTGATTTCCACCTCCGAGATCCGAATCTCGGTGTTGGTCAAGGACACTGAGCTGGACACGGCGGTCGCCGCGCTGCACGAGGCGTTCGGCCTCGGCGGTGAGGAAGAAGCCGTCGTCTACGCGGGAACAGGGCGGTAG
- a CDS encoding nitroreductase family protein, producing MPDQRADPPRDRHARTRVPIHPPIAARWSPRAFDPEAVVTSEQLIALIEAARWAATWGHRQPVRFVVGLRGDRRAGAERPGNLAEAFNALSGLLRRGNSYAHAAGALILVCADEGEDERTALYAAVDAGAAIANLSIEAVARGLIAHPMAGFDVDGARTAFDLPDDVRPLAVVAVGALGDPAQVTPEIAERDSRPRERLPLEEIVLNWSGAWPSSGAGASQLAELGDDPVVEQ from the coding sequence GTGCCTGACCAACGCGCCGACCCGCCCCGCGACCGTCATGCCCGGACCCGGGTGCCGATCCACCCGCCGATCGCCGCACGGTGGAGTCCGCGGGCCTTCGACCCCGAGGCGGTGGTCACCTCAGAGCAGCTGATCGCCCTGATCGAGGCGGCCCGTTGGGCCGCGACCTGGGGACATCGCCAGCCGGTTCGATTCGTGGTGGGGCTGCGCGGGGATCGGCGGGCAGGAGCGGAGCGACCGGGGAATCTGGCTGAGGCGTTCAACGCGCTGAGCGGCTTACTCCGCCGCGGCAACAGCTACGCCCACGCCGCCGGCGCGCTGATCCTGGTGTGCGCCGACGAGGGCGAGGACGAGCGCACGGCCCTGTACGCGGCCGTCGATGCGGGCGCGGCCATCGCGAATCTGTCCATTGAAGCCGTCGCCCGGGGCCTCATCGCACATCCGATGGCCGGCTTCGACGTCGACGGCGCCCGCACCGCATTCGACCTGCCGGACGATGTGCGTCCCCTGGCGGTGGTGGCCGTGGGCGCACTGGGCGACCCTGCGCAAGTGACGCCGGAGATCGCCGAACGCGACAGCCGGCCCCGAGAGCGGCTGCCGCTCGAGGAGATCGTGCTCAACTGGTCAGGAGCATGGCCGTCGTCAGGAGCAGGTGCGTCGCAGCTCGCCGAGCTTGGCGACGATCCGGTCGTTGAGCAGTGA
- a CDS encoding ammonium transporter produces MDTGTTAFMLCCIIGLTMMIPGLALFYGGMVSVKSSTNMMMMTFGAVAIVGVLWILFGFSMTFGTSYGGFVGSLTEFAGMKNLLESQTTISGLPVSLFALFQALFAAITVALISGAAADRMKFAAWMVFATLWAVLCYFPVAHWVFAFNGVVTPDSVGGWIANNLKAIDFAGGTAVHINAGAAALAVAIVLGKGASWGKLRKPHNVPLTLLGAGLLWAGWYAFNGGSALAAGNSAAIVMVTTFVATCAATLAWLAVEKFKDGHVTGVGAAAGAITGLVAITPACGSVTPVGAIILGLVAGAICPFAVGLKEKFGYDDSLDVVGVHLVGGVIGTLLIGFLASDTMPNKVNGFFYGGGFDQLWRQAVAAGAVMIYSFAIAFVIAWAIKKTMGIRISSEEEEKGIDTHVHRDPAYELEYA; encoded by the coding sequence ATGGATACAGGGACCACAGCATTCATGCTGTGTTGCATCATCGGGCTGACGATGATGATCCCGGGCCTGGCGCTGTTCTACGGCGGCATGGTCTCGGTCAAGAGCTCCACCAACATGATGATGATGACGTTCGGCGCTGTCGCCATCGTCGGCGTGCTCTGGATTTTGTTCGGGTTCTCCATGACGTTCGGTACGTCCTACGGAGGATTCGTCGGCAGTCTGACCGAATTCGCCGGGATGAAGAACCTGCTCGAATCGCAGACCACCATCTCCGGGCTTCCGGTCAGTCTGTTCGCGTTGTTCCAGGCACTGTTCGCCGCTATCACCGTCGCACTGATCTCCGGTGCGGCGGCCGACCGGATGAAGTTCGCGGCCTGGATGGTCTTCGCGACCCTGTGGGCGGTTCTGTGCTACTTCCCCGTCGCGCACTGGGTGTTCGCGTTCAACGGCGTCGTCACCCCGGATTCGGTCGGCGGTTGGATTGCCAACAACCTCAAGGCAATTGACTTCGCCGGTGGCACCGCGGTGCACATCAACGCCGGTGCGGCCGCGCTGGCCGTTGCCATCGTCCTCGGCAAGGGCGCCAGCTGGGGCAAGCTGCGCAAGCCGCACAACGTCCCGCTGACCCTGCTCGGCGCCGGACTGCTGTGGGCCGGCTGGTATGCCTTCAACGGCGGTTCGGCTCTGGCCGCGGGCAATTCGGCGGCCATCGTCATGGTCACCACGTTCGTCGCCACCTGCGCTGCCACGCTCGCCTGGCTGGCGGTGGAGAAGTTCAAGGACGGCCACGTCACCGGCGTCGGTGCGGCGGCGGGTGCCATCACCGGCCTGGTCGCGATCACCCCGGCCTGTGGTTCGGTGACGCCGGTCGGCGCGATCATCCTCGGCCTCGTCGCGGGCGCCATCTGCCCGTTCGCCGTGGGCCTCAAAGAGAAGTTCGGCTATGACGATTCGCTCGACGTCGTCGGCGTGCACCTCGTCGGTGGTGTCATCGGCACCCTGCTGATCGGCTTCCTGGCCAGCGACACCATGCCGAACAAGGTCAACGGCTTCTTCTACGGCGGCGGTTTCGACCAGCTGTGGCGGCAGGCTGTGGCGGCTGGAGCGGTGATGATCTATTCGTTCGCGATCGCGTTCGTCATCGCATGGGCCATCAAGAAGACGATGGGCATCCGCATCTCCTCCGAAGAAGAGGAGAAGGGTATCGACACCCACGTCCACCGCGACCCGGCGTACGAGCTCGAGTACGCCTGA
- the glnT gene encoding type III glutamate--ammonia ligase codes for MSATLAELAEASATKFILALFVDLRGKPCAKLVPVEAVDLLASEGVGFAGYAVGAMGQEPKDPDLMAIPDPESFTPIPFIKDGLAIVHCDPHVEGKPWPYAPRVILKSLIQRAADAGFEPWVGAEVEYFLLTRGTDGSLATADTADTAAQPCYDARGVTRMYDHLTAISTAMNTLGWSNYANDHEDGNGQFEQNFQFAEALTTADRVVTLRYLLSMIAAERGMIATFMPKPFSDRTGSGLHLHLSLTSGGTPVFPEESDDRGLGLSPTAYAFIGGILDHACALQAVVGPTVNSYKRTGALTTASGASWAPRLPTYGGNDRTHYIRVPDSQRVELRGGDGSANPYLAIAAALGAGIDGIKRSTDPGAIGNTDGRTALPPTLLHAVEEFEGDPVVTGVLDTVGDGVASYFAGIKRDEFFAYHSAVSPWEVDQYLTAF; via the coding sequence ATGTCTGCCACCCTCGCTGAGCTCGCCGAGGCCTCAGCAACCAAGTTCATCCTCGCGCTGTTCGTCGACCTCCGCGGAAAGCCCTGCGCCAAACTGGTTCCCGTCGAGGCCGTCGATCTCTTGGCCTCAGAGGGAGTCGGCTTCGCCGGCTACGCCGTCGGCGCGATGGGCCAGGAGCCCAAAGACCCTGATCTCATGGCGATCCCCGACCCCGAGTCGTTCACCCCGATACCGTTCATCAAGGACGGCCTGGCGATCGTGCACTGCGATCCGCATGTCGAAGGCAAGCCGTGGCCGTATGCGCCGCGCGTCATCCTCAAATCGTTGATCCAGCGGGCCGCCGACGCCGGCTTCGAACCCTGGGTCGGCGCGGAAGTCGAATACTTCCTGCTGACCCGCGGCACGGACGGAAGCCTCGCCACCGCCGACACCGCGGACACCGCGGCCCAGCCGTGTTACGACGCGCGCGGCGTGACCCGGATGTACGACCACCTCACCGCGATCTCGACCGCGATGAACACCCTCGGCTGGTCCAACTACGCCAACGACCACGAAGACGGCAACGGCCAATTCGAGCAGAACTTCCAATTCGCCGAGGCGCTGACCACCGCCGACCGGGTCGTGACACTGCGCTACCTGCTGTCGATGATCGCGGCCGAGCGCGGCATGATCGCCACGTTCATGCCCAAACCCTTCTCCGATCGGACCGGCAGCGGCCTGCACCTGCACCTGTCGCTGACCAGCGGCGGCACACCGGTGTTCCCCGAGGAGTCCGACGATCGCGGGCTGGGCCTGTCGCCGACGGCGTATGCATTCATCGGCGGCATCCTCGACCACGCCTGCGCCCTGCAGGCCGTCGTCGGTCCAACGGTGAACTCCTACAAGCGAACCGGCGCGTTGACAACGGCCTCCGGCGCCTCCTGGGCTCCACGCCTGCCCACCTACGGCGGCAATGACCGCACCCACTACATCCGGGTGCCGGACTCCCAGCGGGTGGAACTACGCGGCGGCGACGGCTCGGCCAACCCGTATCTGGCCATCGCGGCCGCGCTCGGCGCCGGTATCGACGGCATCAAACGCAGCACCGACCCCGGTGCGATCGGCAACACCGACGGCCGCACGGCCCTGCCGCCGACCCTGCTGCACGCCGTCGAAGAGTTCGAGGGTGACCCGGTGGTCACCGGTGTACTCGACACCGTCGGCGACGGCGTCGCCAGCTACTTCGCCGGTATCAAGCGTGACGAATTCTTCGCCTACCACAGCGCGGTCAGTCCGTGGGAGGTCGACCAGTACCTGACGGCATTCTGA
- a CDS encoding glutamine amidotransferase, which translates to MCGIVGLHLRNPQLYPRLGELLTGMLCEMSDRGSDSAGVAVYGDPRWSPPGKGTVSVLDVDDSPDQMAEALHAALGEVSVHRVDETLLVSADVAPETLHAAITAHYPHALIAGFGANVAVLKGVGHPKALTEAWGLAHAQGWQGVGHTRMATESAVIPAGAHPYAVGPDQCLVHNGSFANHATIRRDLRAQGVVFDSENDTEVGARFVADQLARGRDVETALKELCATFDGFYTLLVSNHDSFAVVRDAIACKPAVIAETDDWVAMGSEYRALAGLPGVEKAVIWEPEPEVVYAWTR; encoded by the coding sequence ATGTGTGGGATCGTGGGTCTGCACCTGCGCAACCCCCAGCTATACCCCCGGCTCGGCGAACTGCTGACCGGCATGCTGTGTGAAATGTCCGACCGGGGAAGCGATTCCGCCGGAGTGGCCGTCTACGGTGATCCACGCTGGTCGCCGCCGGGGAAGGGCACCGTCTCGGTGCTCGACGTGGACGACAGCCCCGATCAGATGGCCGAGGCGCTCCACGCGGCGCTCGGAGAGGTATCGGTGCACCGCGTCGACGAAACCCTGCTGGTGTCGGCTGATGTCGCGCCCGAGACGCTGCATGCGGCGATCACGGCGCACTACCCGCATGCGCTGATCGCGGGGTTCGGCGCAAATGTGGCTGTGCTCAAGGGAGTCGGGCACCCGAAGGCCCTCACCGAGGCGTGGGGGCTGGCTCATGCGCAGGGCTGGCAGGGGGTGGGCCACACCAGGATGGCCACCGAGTCGGCGGTGATACCGGCCGGTGCGCACCCGTACGCGGTGGGCCCCGACCAGTGCCTCGTGCACAACGGGTCATTCGCCAACCACGCCACCATCCGCCGCGACCTCCGCGCCCAGGGTGTCGTCTTCGACAGCGAGAACGACACCGAGGTGGGCGCGCGCTTCGTGGCCGACCAGCTGGCGCGGGGCCGCGATGTCGAGACCGCGCTCAAGGAGCTGTGTGCCACCTTCGACGGCTTCTACACGCTGCTGGTGTCCAACCATGACTCGTTCGCCGTTGTCCGCGACGCGATCGCCTGCAAGCCGGCCGTGATCGCCGAGACCGACGACTGGGTGGCGATGGGCAGCGAATATCGTGCACTGGCAGGACTTCCCGGCGTCGAGAAGGCGGTCATCTGGGAGCCCGAACCAGAGGTGGTCTACGCATGGACGAGGTGA
- a CDS encoding protein glxC, with product MDEVTTFDLVSTPLREVNAALHAPGVAGGFRITNPAGAHNVAVGVDAPLRIEISGHVGYYAAGMNKQAEVTIDGNAGTGLAENMMSGTVWVKGNASQSAGATAHGGLLVIEGNAAARCGISMKGADIVVGGSVGHMSAFMAQAGRLVIRGDAGEALGDSIYEARLYVRGEVASLGADCIAKEMRAEHHEELGRLLKAAGFEDDDTSSYTRYGSARQLYHFHVDNAEVY from the coding sequence ATGGACGAGGTGACGACCTTCGATTTGGTGTCCACACCGCTACGAGAGGTGAACGCCGCACTGCACGCGCCCGGTGTCGCCGGCGGATTCCGGATCACCAACCCGGCCGGTGCGCACAACGTCGCGGTCGGCGTCGATGCGCCACTGCGAATCGAGATCAGTGGTCATGTCGGCTATTACGCCGCCGGGATGAACAAGCAGGCCGAGGTCACCATCGACGGCAACGCGGGGACCGGGCTGGCCGAGAACATGATGAGCGGCACCGTGTGGGTCAAGGGCAATGCGTCCCAGTCGGCGGGCGCCACCGCGCACGGCGGCTTGCTGGTGATCGAGGGCAATGCCGCTGCACGGTGCGGGATCTCGATGAAGGGAGCCGACATCGTGGTGGGCGGCAGTGTCGGACACATGAGCGCGTTCATGGCACAGGCGGGGCGGCTCGTGATTCGCGGCGATGCCGGTGAGGCACTGGGTGATTCGATCTACGAGGCCCGCCTGTACGTTCGCGGCGAGGTGGCTTCGCTCGGGGCCGACTGCATCGCCAAGGAGATGCGCGCCGAGCACCACGAAGAACTCGGCCGGCTACTCAAGGCCGCCGGATTCGAGGACGACGACACCAGCTCCTACACCCGCTACGGCTCCGCCCGCCAGCTCTATCATTTCCACGTAGACAACGCAGAAGTGTACTAA
- a CDS encoding FMN-binding glutamate synthase family protein: MTYAEDDRARLGLRESATFDRATIAGIQRAADTGIYDIRGWGAKRALPHFDDLLFLGASMSRYPLEGYRERCGTDVVLGGRHAKHPLHLDIPVTIAGMSFGALSGPAKEALGRGASEVGTSTTTGDGGMTPEERGQSKYLVYQYLPSRYGMNPDDLRKADAIEVVLGQGAKPGGGGMLLGQKISDRVAAMRTLPQGIDQRSACRHPDWTGPDDLTIKINELRELTDWEKPIYVKVGATRTYYDVKLAVAAGADVVVVDGMQGGTAATQDVFIEHVGIPTLAAVPQAVQALSELGVHRKEVQLIVSGGIRTGADVAKAMALGADAVAIGTAALIALGDNDPKYAAEYEKLGSAAGFYDDFQDGRDPAGISTQDPELAARLDPIEGGRRLANYLRVLTMEAQTIARACGKAHLLHLEPEDLVAVTIEAAAMARVPLAGTSWIPGAGL; encoded by the coding sequence ATGACATACGCAGAAGACGACCGCGCCCGCCTCGGCCTGCGCGAGTCAGCGACCTTCGACCGGGCCACCATCGCGGGCATCCAACGAGCCGCCGACACCGGCATCTACGACATCCGCGGCTGGGGCGCCAAACGCGCACTCCCCCACTTCGACGACCTGCTGTTCCTTGGCGCATCGATGTCGCGCTACCCGCTGGAGGGCTACCGCGAGCGGTGCGGCACCGACGTCGTGCTCGGCGGCCGTCACGCCAAACACCCACTGCACCTGGATATCCCGGTGACAATCGCGGGCATGTCGTTCGGCGCACTGTCCGGGCCCGCCAAAGAGGCGCTTGGGCGCGGCGCCAGCGAGGTCGGCACCTCGACCACCACCGGTGACGGCGGCATGACTCCGGAAGAACGCGGACAGTCGAAGTATCTGGTCTATCAGTATCTTCCGTCGCGGTACGGGATGAACCCCGACGATCTCCGCAAGGCTGATGCCATCGAGGTCGTGCTCGGTCAGGGCGCCAAGCCCGGCGGCGGCGGAATGCTGCTCGGGCAGAAGATCTCCGACCGGGTGGCCGCCATGCGCACGCTGCCCCAAGGGATCGACCAGCGCTCCGCCTGCCGGCATCCGGACTGGACCGGGCCGGACGACCTGACCATCAAGATCAACGAGCTGCGTGAGCTCACCGACTGGGAGAAGCCGATCTACGTCAAGGTCGGTGCCACCCGCACCTACTACGACGTCAAGCTGGCGGTGGCGGCGGGAGCCGACGTGGTCGTCGTCGACGGAATGCAGGGCGGTACCGCCGCCACCCAGGACGTGTTCATCGAGCATGTCGGCATCCCGACGCTGGCCGCGGTTCCGCAAGCGGTGCAGGCGCTCTCCGAGCTCGGGGTGCACCGGAAGGAAGTGCAGCTCATCGTGTCCGGCGGAATTCGTACCGGCGCTGACGTCGCCAAGGCGATGGCCCTGGGTGCCGACGCGGTGGCGATCGGTACCGCGGCGCTGATCGCGCTGGGTGACAACGACCCGAAGTACGCCGCCGAGTACGAAAAGCTCGGCAGCGCAGCCGGTTTCTACGACGACTTCCAAGACGGCCGAGACCCGGCCGGCATCAGCACACAGGACCCGGAGCTCGCCGCCCGCCTCGACCCGATCGAGGGCGGCCGCCGCCTGGCCAACTACCTGCGGGTGCTCACCATGGAGGCCCAGACCATCGCGCGCGCGTGCGGCAAGGCCCACCTGTTGCACCTGGAGCCCGAGGACCTCGTTGCGGTGACCATCGAGGCCGCGGCGATGGCGCGGGTTCCGCTTGCGGGGACGTCGTGGATTCCCGGAGCGGGCCTGTGA
- a CDS encoding FAD-binding oxidoreductase, producing the protein MNETADVVIVGGGIEGCAAAWALSQRGITDVVVLERNTVGSGMTGKSSGIVRCHYGVSSLAAMATVGLEVFEKADEIFGDDIGFRQTGYVVGVGEPNVDSLRSSMAAQRAVGVQTEEIDAADVARLWPCADLSPFAAFGWEARGGYGDAYQTAQAFALAARASGVRIRQGANVTGLLTNGDAVTGVHLADGTQISAGSVVVATGVWTNAFLAPYGVDVPIRVVREQIVMISPGVELGPVPVFSDLVSLQYVRPEVGGDVLFGNSDLSDVLTADPDDYLNRATEDFIDLTVEKVGTRFPGFTGAAITSSYAGCYDVTPDWNPVISAGGRDGLFVAAGFSGHGFKIAPAVGRLVADLLVDGHSSDPRIPETDFRLSRFAEGELLKSPYPYVGAGQMR; encoded by the coding sequence GTGAACGAGACCGCCGACGTCGTCATCGTCGGTGGCGGCATCGAGGGGTGTGCCGCCGCCTGGGCGTTGAGCCAGCGCGGGATCACCGATGTCGTTGTCCTCGAACGCAATACCGTCGGATCCGGGATGACCGGCAAATCCAGCGGGATTGTGCGTTGCCACTACGGGGTGAGCTCCCTGGCCGCGATGGCCACCGTCGGCCTCGAGGTGTTCGAGAAGGCCGACGAGATCTTCGGTGACGACATCGGCTTCCGCCAAACGGGATACGTCGTCGGCGTCGGTGAACCCAACGTCGACTCCTTGCGCAGCAGCATGGCCGCGCAACGGGCCGTCGGTGTGCAGACCGAGGAGATCGACGCCGCTGACGTGGCTCGGCTGTGGCCGTGTGCCGACCTGTCGCCGTTCGCCGCGTTCGGTTGGGAGGCGCGCGGCGGATACGGCGACGCCTACCAGACCGCCCAGGCGTTCGCCCTCGCCGCCCGGGCGAGCGGTGTGCGAATCCGCCAGGGCGCCAACGTCACCGGCCTGCTTACCAACGGTGACGCCGTCACCGGCGTGCACTTGGCCGACGGCACTCAGATCAGCGCCGGCAGCGTGGTGGTCGCCACCGGGGTATGGACGAATGCGTTCCTGGCGCCCTACGGGGTCGACGTGCCGATCCGGGTGGTCCGCGAACAGATCGTGATGATCTCGCCCGGCGTCGAGCTGGGGCCGGTTCCGGTGTTCTCCGATCTGGTGTCACTGCAATACGTGCGTCCCGAGGTCGGCGGTGACGTGCTGTTCGGCAACAGTGACCTGTCCGATGTGCTGACCGCCGATCCCGACGACTACCTCAACCGGGCCACCGAAGATTTCATCGATCTCACCGTCGAGAAGGTGGGCACCCGATTTCCCGGCTTCACCGGCGCAGCCATCACCTCGAGCTATGCGGGGTGCTACGACGTCACCCCGGATTGGAATCCGGTCATCTCCGCCGGCGGGCGGGACGGGCTGTTCGTGGCTGCCGGTTTCAGCGGCCACGGGTTCAAGATCGCACCGGCCGTCGGGCGCCTGGTCGCCGACCTTCTCGTCGACGGCCACAGCAGCGATCCGCGGATACCCGAGACCGATTTCCGGCTGTCCCGCTTCGCCGAGGGAGAGTTGCTGAAGAGCCCGTATCCGTATGTGGGTGCGGGGCAGATGCGATAG
- a CDS encoding XRE family transcriptional regulator, translating to MWVRGRCDSALVTDLLRNQSGTARDRDPHEPVADLEFETAIARNVRQLRQQLGLSVADMATRVGISKAMMSKIENVQTSPSLSTLALLAKGFDVPVSTLFRGADVERPAAFVKAGTGARIVRNGTKAGHEYELLGSLRGEHKRLECLLVTLSEKSTTYPLFQHPGTEFIYVLEGVMDYAHSRSVYRLHPGDSLQIDGEGAHGPADLIEVPIRFLSVIAFPDSQV from the coding sequence ATGTGGGTGCGGGGCAGATGCGATAGTGCGCTTGTGACCGATCTGCTCCGCAATCAATCGGGGACCGCCCGCGATCGCGACCCGCACGAGCCCGTCGCCGATCTGGAGTTCGAGACCGCGATCGCCCGCAACGTGCGGCAGCTACGCCAGCAGCTGGGGCTCTCCGTCGCCGACATGGCGACCAGGGTCGGCATCTCGAAGGCGATGATGAGCAAGATCGAGAACGTACAGACCTCGCCGAGCCTGTCCACGCTGGCGTTGCTGGCCAAGGGTTTCGACGTGCCGGTGAGCACGCTGTTCCGTGGCGCCGACGTGGAACGGCCGGCCGCCTTCGTCAAAGCGGGTACCGGGGCGCGGATCGTGCGCAACGGCACGAAAGCCGGTCACGAGTACGAACTGCTCGGATCGCTACGGGGCGAACACAAGCGGCTGGAATGCCTGCTGGTGACACTGTCGGAGAAGAGCACGACCTATCCCCTGTTCCAGCATCCCGGCACGGAGTTCATCTACGTACTCGAAGGCGTCATGGACTACGCCCACAGCCGCTCGGTATACCGGCTGCATCCCGGCGACTCACTGCAGATCGACGGTGAGGGCGCTCACGGTCCCGCGGATCTGATCGAGGTGCCGATCCGATTCCTGTCGGTTATCGCGTTTCCCGATTCCCAGGTCTAG